In Candidatus Eisenbacteria bacterium, the genomic stretch GGTAGCCGGAACCGGATTGCTCTTCGATGGCGTCGACACCGGGGAGCGCAAGTACCTAGGATCCTGCTTCAGCCTTCTCGAGCCCATGGTATTTGTGACCGCGGCCCACTGCATAGAAGGAGTCCCGCTGGAACGACTCCGGGTCAATCACCATGGCGGTCCCCCGCCCGACCTGTTCACTGCTGTTCAACGCATCGAATGGGTTCTTGAAGCGGATCTTGCGGTGTTTCAGACGGACGCCCCAGGCGCGAGGTGGGCGGCGCCGTTTAGCCGAGTTAAGTACGCGGCTGATTTCGGCGAAGAGGTCTGTGCGTTCGGTTATCCAGTGGATTTGATTTCACCGATCTCGGTCAAGGTGACCCCTCGGTTCTTCCGAGGGACGGTGCTGCGCCCGTTTCTCTTTGAGCGTGACGGTCGTCGATATTCGGCTTTCGAGCTAAGTTTCGCTTGCCCGCCAGGGTTGAGCGGGGGCCCGCTTTTCTTGGCGGAGGATCCAGCCACCGTGATCGGTGTCGTAACCGAGAACTTTGAAACAATCGCGGTTCGTGATGAGGTAGTTGAAGAGAAGCGGCCCGGGGAGGTTGTTCGCCATGAAGCACGTCACGTCATCAC encodes the following:
- a CDS encoding trypsin-like peptidase domain-containing protein, coding for MLFDGVDTGERKYLGSCFSLLEPMVFVTAAHCIEGVPLERLRVNHHGGPPPDLFTAVQRIEWVLEADLAVFQTDAPGARWAAPFSRVKYAADFGEEVCAFGYPVDLISPISVKVTPRFFRGTVLRPFLFERDGRRYSAFELSFACPPGLSGGPLFLAEDPATVIGVVTENFETIAVRDEVVEEKRPGEVVRHEARHVITFGVAANIFSACDAIEKILGRRLPDPEP